One stretch of Roseimicrobium sp. ORNL1 DNA includes these proteins:
- a CDS encoding nucleoside monophosphate kinase translates to MSANPKPFERFRTFLMFGAPGSGKGTQGKVLGTIPRFHHMACGDVFRSLDTRTSLGQEFVAFSSRGQLVPDETTVKLWRANIHDRVTTHNFKPDIDFLVLDGIPRNVEQAKFMEQDIDVVQVFHLSCPDRSELTRRLRKRALKENRFDDANEEVIAKRIRTYEEESKPILDYYSSGKYTGRNMVAEVDASQPPAKVVLDVLSRIMQLDVWKEREKVRV, encoded by the coding sequence ATGTCCGCCAACCCCAAGCCTTTCGAACGTTTCCGCACATTCCTCATGTTCGGCGCGCCCGGCAGTGGAAAGGGCACGCAGGGGAAGGTGCTCGGCACCATCCCGCGTTTCCATCACATGGCCTGCGGCGACGTCTTCCGCTCGCTGGATACCCGCACCTCGCTGGGCCAGGAGTTTGTGGCCTTCTCCAGCCGCGGCCAGCTCGTGCCGGATGAGACCACTGTGAAGCTCTGGCGCGCAAACATTCACGACCGTGTCACCACGCACAATTTCAAGCCGGATATCGACTTCCTGGTGCTGGACGGCATCCCGCGCAACGTGGAGCAGGCGAAGTTCATGGAGCAGGATATTGACGTGGTGCAGGTCTTCCACCTGAGCTGCCCGGACCGCTCCGAGCTCACCCGCCGTCTCCGCAAGCGCGCGCTGAAGGAGAACCGCTTCGATGACGCCAACGAGGAAGTCATCGCCAAGCGCATCCGCACCTACGAGGAGGAGAGCAAGCCCATTCTCGACTACTACAGCAGCGGCAAGTACACCGGACGCAATATGGTGGCGGAAGTCGATGCCAGCCAGCCGCCTGCGAAGGTGGTGCTGGATGTGCTCTCCCGCATCATGCAGCTCGACGTGTGGAAGGAACGCGAGAAGGTGCGCGTGTAG
- the fmt gene encoding methionyl-tRNA formyltransferase: protein MLRIAFLGTGDIGLPSLEALLSKNGHDHEVVAVITQPDKPVGRKQVLTPPEVKVRALAAGVPVLQPERIRNEVEKLKELRADVFVVIAYGQILPRTVLEIPRLGCLNVHASLLPRHRGASPIQAAIREGDAETGVTIMWMDEGLDTGDILLPVPITIEPTDTGGVLHDKLAALAPEGLLRALSMVEEGTAPRIKQDDALSTHSRKLERAHGKLDWSQPAKELELLIRAYNPWPGTYCLVPARSGPENAEAAPAVPALQLKVHQATVVPDAEACPTPGTILRADTQLLVSCGQGVLDLTEVQLEGRKRMSARDFLQGSAVEVGMVLG, encoded by the coding sequence ATGCTGCGCATCGCATTTCTCGGCACGGGCGACATCGGCCTGCCCTCGCTGGAGGCCTTGCTTTCCAAGAACGGGCATGACCACGAGGTTGTAGCCGTCATCACCCAGCCGGACAAACCGGTGGGCCGCAAGCAGGTGCTCACCCCACCCGAGGTGAAGGTGCGCGCGCTCGCGGCCGGCGTGCCTGTGCTGCAGCCGGAGCGCATCCGGAACGAGGTGGAAAAACTGAAGGAGCTGCGAGCGGATGTCTTCGTGGTCATTGCTTACGGGCAGATTCTGCCGCGCACGGTTTTGGAAATCCCGCGCCTGGGGTGTTTGAATGTCCACGCGTCCCTGCTCCCGCGACATCGCGGAGCCTCGCCCATCCAGGCGGCCATTCGCGAGGGCGATGCGGAGACGGGCGTCACCATCATGTGGATGGATGAAGGTCTCGACACGGGCGATATCCTCCTGCCTGTCCCCATCACCATCGAACCCACGGATACCGGTGGCGTGCTGCATGACAAACTGGCTGCCCTCGCTCCAGAGGGCCTGCTACGTGCCCTGAGCATGGTGGAAGAAGGCACTGCGCCGCGCATCAAGCAAGACGACGCCCTCTCCACGCACTCGCGAAAGTTGGAGCGTGCGCATGGCAAGCTGGATTGGTCCCAGCCTGCGAAGGAGCTCGAACTGCTCATCCGCGCGTACAATCCGTGGCCGGGGACCTATTGCCTGGTCCCGGCTCGTAGCGGCCCGGAGAATGCCGAAGCTGCTCCTGCCGTTCCTGCCCTCCAGCTCAAGGTGCATCAGGCCACGGTGGTCCCAGACGCAGAGGCATGTCCCACGCCCGGCACTATCCTTCGCGCTGATACCCAACTCCTTGTCTCGTGTGGTCAGGGCGTGCTGGATCTCACCGAGGTGCAGCTCGAAGGCCGCAAGCGCATGAGTGCCCGTGATTTCCTCCAAGGCAGCGCCGTGGAGGTAGGGATGGTGTTGGGATAG
- a CDS encoding glycosyltransferase family 9 protein yields MATAARPRVLVIRGGAIGDFILTLPAIRLLRESIPNAHIEVLGYKPIIELALAAGVADETRSLEHASMARLFAPKAPAEGQLADYFRSFNLIISYLYDPDGYFRENMERMGVKTFLACPHRVEVGKGHAAEQLAKPLESLAMYLEDPAPRIAVAEPPATHPLPDRPLVALHPGSGSLKKNLPVEHWIAAGRALSTAFPLVRLALITGEAEHERGITARLREGWQGLDYIHWDQLPLTTLAGHFCGTAAFLGHDSGISHLAAACGVPCLLFFGPTDPLTWAPRNAGVQVVSPPEGTLEDWPVDRALAEMRRFLQGLRLGTEK; encoded by the coding sequence ATGGCCACTGCTGCCCGTCCCCGTGTGCTGGTGATTCGCGGCGGGGCGATTGGTGACTTCATCCTGACGCTCCCGGCCATCCGCCTGCTGCGGGAGAGCATTCCCAATGCCCACATTGAGGTGCTGGGGTACAAGCCAATCATCGAGCTCGCCCTCGCGGCGGGTGTGGCGGATGAGACCCGAAGCCTGGAGCACGCCAGCATGGCCCGGCTCTTCGCTCCGAAGGCACCCGCTGAAGGCCAGTTGGCGGACTATTTTCGGAGTTTCAACCTCATCATCAGCTACTTGTACGACCCGGATGGCTATTTTCGGGAGAACATGGAGCGCATGGGGGTGAAGACCTTCCTGGCCTGTCCGCATCGTGTGGAAGTGGGAAAAGGTCATGCCGCCGAGCAGCTTGCGAAGCCGCTGGAGAGCCTGGCCATGTATCTGGAGGACCCCGCGCCGCGCATTGCCGTGGCAGAGCCCCCTGCCACGCATCCGCTCCCGGACCGCCCCCTCGTGGCGCTGCACCCCGGGAGTGGTTCCTTGAAAAAGAACCTGCCGGTGGAGCACTGGATCGCCGCAGGGCGGGCCCTTAGCACGGCATTTCCCCTGGTGCGCCTCGCGTTGATCACGGGAGAGGCGGAGCACGAGCGTGGCATCACCGCGCGTCTGCGGGAGGGCTGGCAGGGGCTGGACTACATCCACTGGGACCAGCTTCCCCTCACCACCCTGGCCGGGCATTTCTGCGGCACGGCGGCGTTCCTCGGGCATGACAGCGGTATCTCCCACCTCGCCGCCGCGTGCGGGGTACCGTGCTTGCTCTTCTTTGGCCCCACGGACCCGCTCACCTGGGCACCGCGCAATGCGGGAGTGCAGGTGGTGAGTCCCCCAGAGGGAACGCTGGAGGACTGGCCTGTGGACCGCGCGCTGGCGGAGATGCGCCGATTCTTGCAAGGTCTGCGCCTCGGCACTGAAAAGTGA